In the Natrinema sp. CBA1119 genome, CGATCCGCGGAAGCCCTCGAGGGATCGAGAGGTGGCTGCTGAATCGCAGGAACGCAACTCCAGTGATTACCGGCGAAATCATGAGCGGAAGTAGCATGACCGTTGCGAGCGTCTCTTTGGCTCGGATATCGCTTCGGACGAAGCCAAACGCCGTGATCGTTCCGATAATACCAGAGAGGATCGCCGTCGCCGTCGCGACGATCACGCTGACTACCATCGCGTTTCGGAGTCGGAAGTTCTGGAAGAGGGTGTTGTACCACTCCAGCGTGACGCCGTTAGTCGGCAGCGTGGGGGACGACTGCACGGTAAACGAGGTCGCGATGACGACGATCACCGGCACTAACAATATCGCGTAGACGACCAGTAAGACCGGATAGAACGACAGCCGTCTCAGTCGCTTCATCATAGGTCGCTTAGCACCTCCGAGATATTGGCGTAATGGTTGAACAGGCCGATCAGAATGAGAAGCGTCACTGTGAACACCACCGACATCGTCGCAGCGAGGTCAAGGTCGTACGTGAACGATTGCTCGATCACGTTCGCCATCATGAAGTCGGCCGGCCCTCCGAGCAGTGCCGGCGCCAAATACGATCCGGCCGCGAGAATGTACACGAACAAGGCGGCGGCGACGACACCGGAGAGACTGAGCGGGATGATGACCGTCCGCAGCGTGTACAACGGCGTCGCACCGAGAACTTCCGACGCGTAAATCAATTCATCGTCGATCGACTGTATCGAATTGTACATCGGAAGGATCGCGAAGGGGAGTAATGCGCTAACCAGGCCGATGACGACACCTCGTGTAGTAAATAATACTCCGAAATCGGTCCCGAATAGCTGCTGTACTGGGCCCGTTGGGAGGAAAAACAGTGAGACGCCGAAATATCGAATAATAATCGCAATCCACAGCGGCAACAGCACTAACGCAAGCATGGCGAACTGACGCTTAGCTTTGAACGCGATGAAGTACGCTATCGTATAGCCGAGGACCAGACACACGACCGTCGTGATCAGTGCGTAGTAGAGTGTTCGGCCGAGCGTTTCTAAATAGACGCCGCTCAGAGCGTCTCTGTAGTTGGCGAAGAGATCGCCGCCCCCAAAGTTGAGGCTCTCGACGAATAGCACGATCACCGGTGCGATAAAGAACAGCGTGAGCCAGCCGAGCCCGAGTCCGACGAGGAGTTTCGGGGACGATCGACCGCGCACCCACTCGGGGACGGAGAAGTCCGGAAGTGTGACAGCTCCGAACTTCATACGATGGTCACCCCCTCCGGATCGAACTGGACCGCGATCTCGTCACCGACTGCGTACTCTTCCGTCGCGTTGCCGAAGGCGGTGACGGTCGTTTCGTCGTCCAGCGTCACCTCGAGTTCGGCCCGATGACCGAGGTATTCGACGTGGGAGACTGTTCCCACGAACGTATTGCTCGTTCCGTTTGCCTTCTCGGCCGTACTGATATTGATTTTTTCCGGCCGTACGTACAGTGACAGCGAATCGCCGTCCAGCCTGTCCGTGTCAATGTCGGAGGCGAGTTGGATTTCCTGATTCGAAGCACGGACCATGGGCGGGTCGTTCGCGGCGACTTTCCCCTCGAATTTCGTCGACTGACCGAGGAATTCGGCGACGAACTGAGTTTCCGGCTCTTCGTACAACTCCTGGGGAGCGCCGGCCTGCTCTTTCCGTCCCTCGTTCATCACGATAACCTTGTCCGACATCGACAGCGCTTCGGACTGATCGTGCGTGACCGAGAGGGTCGTGACGTCGACCTCTTGTTGAATCTCTCGGATTTCGTTTCGCATCTCCTCGCGAAGGACTCGATCGAGGCCTGTAAGCGGTTCGTCAAGCAACAGGATATCCGGTTCGTACACGAGCGCTCGTGCAAACGATATCCGGCGCTGTTGCCCTCCGCTGAGTTCGCCCGGCTTGTGATCCGCGTGGTCCGTCATCTGTACCATCTCGAGGTACTTGGCGATCTGATCGTCGTGATCGCTGTCGAACCCCTGCATCTTGAGCCCGTATCGGAGGTTTTCCTCGACGGTCATGTGGGGGAACAGCGCCGAATGCTGAAACACGAGCCCGATGTTTCGGTTGTACGGTTCCGTATCCGAGACATCGCTCCCGCGTAGGTGTACCGTGCCCGAGGTAGCTTCGACAAGCCCCGCGATCATGTGGAGTGTCGTACTCTTCCCACAACCGCTTGGTCC is a window encoding:
- a CDS encoding ABC transporter permease, with protein sequence MMKRLRRLSFYPVLLVVYAILLVPVIVVIATSFTVQSSPTLPTNGVTLEWYNTLFQNFRLRNAMVVSVIVATATAILSGIIGTITAFGFVRSDIRAKETLATVMLLPLMISPVITGVAFLRFSSHLSIPRGLPRIVIAHSVLALPFVFLIVRSRLLTFDERLEDASMALGANKWETTVNVTIPIIGPALLAGMLMGFVISFGEFTATQFLITPQTTTVPIIIFNQIQTGLSPEVSALATTLVAVMIIVSVIGDRLG
- a CDS encoding ABC transporter permease; amino-acid sequence: MLFVESLNFGGGDLFANYRDALSGVYLETLGRTLYYALITTVVCLVLGYTIAYFIAFKAKRQFAMLALVLLPLWIAIIIRYFGVSLFFLPTGPVQQLFGTDFGVLFTTRGVVIGLVSALLPFAILPMYNSIQSIDDELIYASEVLGATPLYTLRTVIIPLSLSGVVAAALFVYILAAGSYLAPALLGGPADFMMANVIEQSFTYDLDLAATMSVVFTVTLLILIGLFNHYANISEVLSDL
- a CDS encoding ABC transporter ATP-binding protein, whose translation is MLEVKNLTKYYGDLLAVDDVSFRIEEGEFATLLGPSGCGKSTTLHMIAGLVEATSGTVHLRGSDVSDTEPYNRNIGLVFQHSALFPHMTVEENLRYGLKMQGFDSDHDDQIAKYLEMVQMTDHADHKPGELSGGQQRRISFARALVYEPDILLLDEPLTGLDRVLREEMRNEIREIQQEVDVTTLSVTHDQSEALSMSDKVIVMNEGRKEQAGAPQELYEEPETQFVAEFLGQSTKFEGKVAANDPPMVRASNQEIQLASDIDTDRLDGDSLSLYVRPEKINISTAEKANGTSNTFVGTVSHVEYLGHRAELEVTLDDETTVTAFGNATEEYAVGDEIAVQFDPEGVTIV